The segment CGTGGAGGAAAACTTGATAATTCTACATTATCCTAGCTAGTTAATTAGTGGTTAGCTAGAACCCCTAAACTTGATCCATGTTAGACATCGATAAAGTAATTGAACTCTAGAACAACATATAGATGGAGGCTATGTAAAATTCTCCTAATCGCTGCCACAGATAGATATTGTCCTATCTATCTCTCTCTAATTGTGAGCATGCGAGGCTtctttatttaatttaataACATCTTTGTCTTGTGAATACAAAAAAATTGGTCATTTATCTCTTTAACCAGCATATCTTTGGAGGTATGATTGAAAACCCGGCCCTATTATACATTCCTCTCTAAAAATAAGATAAGGAACGAAGGGTATGGTGGGAAATATTGTATTAATTACAACAATTGTGATATGAAATCATGCAACTTAAacctatatatgtacatattttCTAAAAGAAAAGGTGGAGGTTTCCTGCACTGATTGAAGATGAAGAACATAGAGTTACAAGTGGCTAAACAGCGACAGCCCGATTTAACCACACTTGACAATAACGCCAACACTGTGTCTGGCTGAATCAAGCAGCCACACTCAACAAGGTGATCACCCCGCTGATTTACAGTTGCACACGAGGCAAGCCAGCTGGACTGGTATCATGGGTATAAATACTCCGAATGAGATCGTCTGACTTCATCCTCCGGTGAAATCAGTGACTTCAATGACTGCGAATAGTTGATTTGAGATGAACGGTCAGATTTAATAGTACAATGTTATAAACAGTAAAAAGTTACTGTAGTACTGAACGAATTTGCTACAGTTTTATTACTACAGTATTCACTGTCACATATATTATTTATCGACTCATAAAACACTGTTCGTATCTAACTTCACGGAAGTGAAGTAAGAGGAACCGGGTCCATAAATACCCCCTACCCTCCTCCCTAGGCATTATGCAACCAAGCGAGCTGCGAAAAGAGATCACCACCAATCCAATGGAAGGCGCGCAGCTACTCTTACACGTACGTACGGGGTTGATGAAGATTGCTGCACTACTGCTCCTAGCCCTGCTGTTGGTCGTCCAGGCTGACGACGACAACGTGTAAGAGTGCTAGCTGCGCGCTCTACCAAATTAATCTCGTTTCTTTCTTTCGAGATATATTGCTAGTAATAGTTTCCCTGGATCGATCTAATCTCAGGACCGAATGGAAGCCAAACCAGACAACCGTGACGCTGGCCTTGGACGTGAGTGCACCGGCCAATCGGTACAGGGCGTTCATGTCCGAGATGGAACGCCAGTTGGCCCGGCAGACGACCAGACCCCATATCGAGAAACGACCTGTGCTCGGCGTGCAGAAGCCCAACAGGGAGCCAGATTGTTGGATCTACGTGACCCTCAAGGGCCACGGAGAATCCACGCTTGCCCTTAGGGCAGATAATGTGTACCTTACAGGATTCAAGACACAAGGAGGATCGTGGTACGCGTTCAAGAAAAAAGATCATCTGATCCGTGGGTCGACTGCTCTCAGCTTTGAAGACGACTACAAATCTCTCACTGGCGGGGGCTACAAAGAGCTGGAAAATGTTGTCGTCGGCAAGAAATCGGCCCAGGAGGCACTCGCGATTCTGGCAAACTACAAGCAAGGTTCCATCCCCGAGCAAGAGATCAAGAAGGCATTGACCAGGTTCATCCTGATGCTCTGTGAGGCCGGACGTTTCGCCCCTATCCGTGCAGCCGTCATTGCAGCTTGGGATGAGGAGGGAGGCAAAGTTGACAAAGCCGGCGTTGAGCTCACTGTCAAATGGAGAACCATCTCCTGCGCCTTGCTTGTCTGGGACAAGACCCACAAATGGGGCTCCATCAAAGAAGCCAAAGAGATTGAAACATATGGGGATCCAAAGATGACGAGCCCAAAGGCAGCCGCCGAGAACGTGTACTTCATCCTTCGACCGACAGACACTTGCTCCGACGAGAAGCCGCCGCGCATGTGAACATCATCCTTTGGCCGACAGTATGCTCAGTCGATTACTAGGTGTGCTAGCTAGCTGAGCTGCGCTgactaattaaataaaaataaaagatcaTCCCTTGTTCGCATATTTGAGCCTTGAGATATTCCTATTGATCTGTATTGTTTATCATTTATTTCCTGCAGTGCTTTGATTTGCACAGCTCATGTAGCTTGCTCTGTTGAAGTTTTCATGCTAGGTTCGTCTTGTAGGTGTTGCAACTGGTATTTGGTCGAACGCTTGCAACAAAAAGAACATCTGCAACGAACGCTTGCAACAAAAAGAACATCTGCAACATCCTCCCCATCTCCTCTTCTTGTGTCCAATCAATGGAGACTGCTGCTTTACCAGTCGGTGCCGCTCGCTCGTCCTTGCGTCATTGCATGGGGCTCGGAGCAGAGTACTCCTCCTTGCACCGCCTTAGCGGCGTTGGAACAGGAATGCACCTGATGAGCAGGAGGTAGCACGGCGATTGGGGAAGAGAAGCATGCACCTACAAGACAAGACGGCTCGCCACTGCTTCGATCCTGATCTGCATTTACGTGCTCTGTGCGGATTGAGTGAAATGGTTTAGATCCGGTTGTCTGGGAGGTGCACTTGCTGTGAATCGTTGGATCAAAGTTGGCTGGTGGATTGCCCGTCCTGCTCATGCTCATTCAGGTTGCCGCCACAGCACCAGCTCATGACCATGCCTCCACCCTCTCATTCATCCCAACTCCATACACAGCTTGCAAGTATCTGCCACTAgaactggaaaaaaaaaaacttatgtaCTTCACGATTACTTCAAATATTAATGATTCAGGAGTGGCAGAGGCAAAAATGTATTACATCAACGGAGATATGAAAGAATCTTATATTAAATTGACGTGTGCATAAAAATGTTTATGTAAGGTGGAACCGTGGAAGCACCACAGCTGAGTTCAAAAATCCAAAAGAGGAGCTCCATTAAACTAAGGTGATTGAAAAGTCAAAACAGACACAAgtacattttttttcctaatgCACCAGAGCCACCCTAAATTTCCTAGAACGTTTGGTTTGTCGGGAAAAAAAACATTTACCAAAATTTCCCAAGCCAAACAAGATCTGAATACTATTCTGAGTTTTTCAATATTAGTGTTCATGTGTTAAGAAACTGAGAACACAAAGCATCTAACGTCTATATGTAACAAATTCAATTTCCCAACCTAAGCTGAAGTCAGTAACACCCCATCAACAACCAGACCACACTACAATGCTGTATTGCCATAGTGCAATGAAGGACAAACCCTTAGAAAGATATATACAGAAAGAAGATTTCCTTGGACGATCTTGCGGGTGTGGATcagcaaacaaacaaagaaatcaatctatttatTTACTGCATGACTATTAGAGAATATTGTATAGCCATGCATATTTGTAACCTGTCTAGATTAGCCCCTTTAATTGAGGATCCTGTAAACTTCCTAATCTAGGCTCTTGCCTGACTATATATGAAAAGCCATCCCAGCCTATTAGATTGTGCAGTGATTGCACCATATACTTTCTATTCTACATGGTATCAGTTTCTTTCCTGGCTCCTTCCGCTGCCTAACTGCCGCCGGATTAGTCGCCTCTGCGGCCCGCGCGCAGCGCCGGCTGCCGTCGCCTCTACCTGAGCCACCACTTCCAGCCCCTCGCGCCATCTCTCCTCCGTCGTGTCTACTGTAGCTGCCACTGGCGCTGGCTCCCCTATCGCCGCATCAAATGTCGCCCCTCCCGTCGTCCTCAACCCGTTCTGGACCATCGCCGTCAAGTCCCATGTC is part of the Phragmites australis chromosome 12, lpPhrAust1.1, whole genome shotgun sequence genome and harbors:
- the LOC133887258 gene encoding protein synthesis inhibitor I-like codes for the protein MKIAALLLLALLLVVQADDDNVTEWKPNQTTVTLALDVSAPANRYRAFMSEMERQLARQTTRPHIEKRPVLGVQKPNREPDCWIYVTLKGHGESTLALRADNVYLTGFKTQGGSWYAFKKKDHLIRGSTALSFEDDYKSLTGGGYKELENVVVGKKSAQEALAILANYKQGSIPEQEIKKALTRFILMLCEAGRFAPIRAAVIAAWDEEGGKVDKAGVELTVKWRTISCALLVWDKTHKWGSIKEAKEIETYGDPKMTSPKAAAENVYFILRPTDTCSDEKPPRM